A region of Streptomyces paludis DNA encodes the following proteins:
- a CDS encoding phage holin family protein translates to MKNFLVKTIANAAALAVAVWLIQNITLTGDSTGKKALTLVLVALLFGVVNFVVKPVVKLLTLPLFVLTLGLFTLVINALMLLLTSWLADKLDLSFHVEGFWTAVLGGLIISVVSWAMNVVLPDND, encoded by the coding sequence ATGAAGAATTTCCTAGTCAAGACGATCGCCAACGCCGCTGCCCTGGCAGTGGCGGTCTGGCTCATCCAGAACATCACGCTCACCGGCGACAGCACCGGCAAAAAGGCCCTGACCCTGGTCCTCGTCGCGCTGCTCTTCGGCGTGGTCAACTTTGTCGTCAAGCCCGTTGTGAAGCTGCTGACCCTGCCCCTGTTCGTCCTCACCCTCGGCCTGTTCACGCTGGTGATCAACGCCTTGATGCTGCTGCTGACCTCATGGCTCGCGGACAAGCTGGACCTGAGCTTCCATGTCGAGGGCTTCTGGACCGCGGTGCTCGGCGGCCTGATCATCTCCGTGGTCTCCTGGGCCATGAACGTCGTGCTTCCCGACAATGACTGA
- a CDS encoding cystathionine gamma-lyase: MTDPRADVGDGTRAVRAGLPDPVPYEPTLPGPVFAAHFHLPGEPTGPYTYGRDENPTWTHLERAISELEAPGRTVETVTFASGMAAISAVLFSQLSAGETVVLPDDGYQALPLLRERLEAYGVTVRTAPTGGDAQLRVLDGARLLWIETPSNPGLDVCDVRRLVRAAHDAGALVAVDNTLATPLGQRPLELGADFSVASDTKGMTGHGDILLGHVTSADPLLTAGVRRWRKVVGAIPGPMEAWLAHRSLATLQLRVDRQCATALELARALEKHGAVTGLRYPGLPGDPSHAVASGQMRRFGSVVSFVLPDRDRAERFLGALRLVDDATSFGGVRSTAERRGRWGGDAVPEGFIRFSVGAEDPEDIVADVLRALDETAG, from the coding sequence ATGACTGATCCCCGCGCGGACGTCGGCGACGGCACCCGGGCCGTCCGGGCCGGACTGCCCGACCCCGTCCCCTACGAACCGACCCTGCCGGGACCCGTCTTCGCCGCCCACTTCCATCTGCCGGGCGAGCCGACGGGCCCGTACACCTACGGCCGCGACGAGAACCCGACCTGGACCCATCTCGAACGCGCCATCAGCGAGCTGGAGGCGCCGGGGCGGACCGTCGAGACCGTCACCTTCGCCTCCGGGATGGCCGCGATCTCCGCGGTGCTCTTCTCCCAGCTGTCGGCCGGCGAGACCGTCGTCCTGCCCGACGACGGCTACCAGGCCCTGCCGCTGCTGCGCGAACGGCTCGAGGCGTACGGCGTGACGGTACGGACCGCGCCGACCGGCGGCGACGCCCAGCTGCGTGTGCTGGACGGGGCCCGGCTGCTGTGGATCGAGACCCCGTCCAACCCCGGGCTCGACGTCTGCGACGTACGCCGGCTGGTGCGCGCGGCGCACGACGCGGGCGCCCTCGTCGCCGTCGACAACACCCTCGCCACCCCGCTCGGCCAGCGGCCGCTGGAGCTGGGCGCGGACTTCTCCGTCGCCAGCGACACCAAGGGCATGACCGGCCACGGGGACATCCTCCTCGGCCATGTGACCAGCGCCGATCCGCTGCTCACGGCAGGCGTGCGGCGCTGGCGCAAGGTCGTCGGCGCCATCCCCGGCCCCATGGAGGCATGGCTCGCGCACCGCTCCCTGGCCACGCTCCAGCTCCGTGTCGACCGGCAGTGCGCGACCGCGCTGGAGCTGGCCCGGGCACTGGAGAAGCACGGCGCGGTGACCGGGCTGCGCTACCCCGGACTGCCCGGCGATCCCTCGCACGCCGTCGCCTCGGGGCAGATGCGGCGCTTCGGCTCCGTCGTCTCGTTCGTCCTGCCCGACCGGGACCGGGCCGAACGCTTCCTCGGCGCGCTGCGGCTGGTGGACGACGCGACGAGCTTCGGCGGCGTACGGTCCACCGCCGAGCGGCGCGGACGGTGGGGCGGCGACGCCGTGCCGGAGGGCTTCATCCGGTTCTCCGTCGGGGCGGAGGACCCCGAGGACATCGTCGCGGACGTCCTGCGCGCCCTGGACGAGACGGCCGGCTGA
- a CDS encoding TetR/AcrR family transcriptional regulator, translated as MRPSNRNQILDAAIRVVERDGITSLTLESAAEEAGVTKGGLMYHFRTRDDLLLAIQRHLTAAWEERLADELGKPLSEASSRETVGAYTRMGSQGGSSKADLAFMVESVSQPELAHVWNQMMSRWSPSPSSTERDQIDLLLARLAADGLWLYEATSAAPLPEPVKQALRERLAELTAPSDDA; from the coding sequence ATGCGACCCAGTAACAGGAACCAGATCCTCGATGCCGCGATCCGCGTGGTGGAACGCGACGGCATCACCAGCCTGACCCTGGAATCGGCGGCCGAGGAGGCCGGCGTGACCAAGGGCGGACTGATGTACCACTTCCGCACCCGTGACGACCTGCTGCTGGCGATCCAGCGGCATCTCACCGCCGCCTGGGAGGAGCGGCTCGCCGACGAGCTGGGCAAGCCGCTCTCCGAGGCGTCGAGCAGGGAGACCGTCGGCGCGTACACCCGGATGGGCAGCCAAGGGGGAAGCAGCAAGGCGGACCTCGCCTTCATGGTCGAGTCCGTCAGCCAGCCCGAGCTGGCGCACGTATGGAACCAGATGATGAGCCGCTGGAGCCCGTCGCCGAGTTCGACGGAACGGGACCAGATCGACCTGCTCCTGGCACGGCTGGCCGCTGACGGGCTGTGGCTGTACGAGGCCACCAGCGCGGCCCCGCTGCCCGAACCGGTCAAGCAGGCGCTGCGGGAGCGCCTGGCCGAGCTGACGGCCCCCTCCGACGATGCCTGA
- a CDS encoding GNAT family N-acetyltransferase, with amino-acid sequence MSDAQIRPAGQDDIPAIVAMLADDPLGAERESPGDLAPYTTAYRRLADDPHQHLVVAVRDSRVVGTLQLTVIPGLSRRGATRAVIEAVRVHADERGSGLGTQLIEWAVEEARRQGCGLVQLTSDATRTDAHRFYERLGFTASHVGFKLSI; translated from the coding sequence ATGAGCGACGCGCAGATACGGCCCGCGGGCCAGGACGACATCCCGGCCATCGTGGCCATGCTCGCGGACGACCCCCTGGGCGCGGAGCGCGAGTCCCCCGGCGACCTCGCCCCGTACACCACGGCCTATCGGCGGCTGGCCGACGATCCCCACCAGCACCTCGTCGTCGCCGTACGCGACAGCCGGGTGGTCGGTACGCTCCAGCTCACCGTCATCCCCGGACTCTCCCGGCGCGGCGCCACGCGCGCGGTCATCGAAGCCGTGCGCGTCCACGCGGACGAGCGGGGCAGCGGGCTCGGCACCCAGCTCATCGAGTGGGCGGTCGAGGAAGCACGGCGCCAGGGCTGCGGACTTGTCCAGCTCACCTCCGACGCCACCCGCACCGACGCGCATCGCTTCTACGAGCGGCTGGGCTTCACCGCCTCCCACGTCGGCTTCAAGCTGAGCATCTGA
- a CDS encoding cupin domain-containing protein, producing MKAFRLDELEAERAANDGAYLQFVRERNMSVGLYALDAGTTDPQRPHAQDEVYLVMSGRASITVGMETTQVARGSVVYVPAGTPHKFHHISEDLRVMVVFSPPEG from the coding sequence ATGAAGGCATTCCGACTGGATGAGCTGGAGGCGGAGCGAGCCGCCAACGACGGCGCGTATCTGCAGTTCGTGCGCGAACGCAACATGTCCGTGGGCCTGTACGCGCTGGACGCGGGGACCACCGACCCGCAGCGGCCGCACGCGCAGGACGAGGTGTATCTCGTGATGAGCGGGCGGGCCTCGATCACGGTCGGGATGGAGACGACTCAGGTGGCGCGGGGCAGCGTGGTGTACGTGCCGGCGGGGACGCCGCACAAGTTCCACCACATCTCGGAGGATCTGCGGGTCATGGTCGTGTTCTCCCCTCCCGAGGGCTGA
- a CDS encoding HAD family hydrolase, producing the protein MATLRRLHLFDLDGTLIRGSAAAVEISRQLGLSAEIAELEREFLSQGLEPGDFAVRARELWTELTAEQVTAAFEGAPWMTGIREVWADIRARGDYCAVISLSPDFFVSRLLDWGAHAAHGSRWPALPFTDPVDRTGILTPAAKVKIANSLCAEFGVRMDDCVAYGDSMSDAEIFAVVPRSVAVNADHHLSGLATHMYTGGDLREVYELARLQQ; encoded by the coding sequence ATGGCTACCCTGCGCAGACTTCATCTCTTCGATCTCGACGGGACCCTCATCCGGGGGTCGGCGGCCGCGGTGGAGATTTCCCGGCAGTTGGGGCTGAGCGCCGAAATCGCCGAGCTGGAGCGGGAGTTCCTGTCCCAAGGGCTGGAGCCGGGCGATTTCGCCGTCAGGGCCCGGGAGTTGTGGACCGAACTCACGGCGGAGCAGGTGACGGCCGCTTTCGAGGGCGCTCCGTGGATGACCGGCATCCGGGAGGTTTGGGCGGACATTCGGGCGCGTGGGGATTACTGCGCCGTTATCTCCCTCTCGCCCGATTTCTTTGTGTCGCGGCTGCTGGACTGGGGCGCGCATGCCGCGCATGGCTCACGCTGGCCCGCGCTGCCTTTCACGGATCCGGTCGACCGGACCGGCATTCTCACCCCGGCCGCCAAAGTGAAGATCGCGAACAGCCTGTGTGCGGAGTTCGGGGTGAGGATGGACGACTGCGTTGCCTATGGTGATTCCATGTCCGATGCGGAGATCTTCGCCGTGGTGCCCAGGTCGGTTGCGGTGAACGCGGATCACCATCTGTCGGGACTGGCAACGCACATGTACACAGGGGGCGATCTGCGTGAGGTCTATGAACTGGCGCGCCTCCAGCAGTAA
- a CDS encoding LysR family transcriptional regulator, with translation MDLALLRTFVTVHRAGSFTRAAALLGLSQPAVTGQIRTLERQLGRPLFLRQARGVTPTTIGDELAHRAAPHLDALVEIAETGLDEASGVRTLHLAGPPEFTSLRALPALTPLTAEGLALRTSFFTNTEETLEGLAAGHHDLAITTARPRGGLLTATPLCDEEHVLIAAPRWAARLGHTVLREGQVVLEQLPVVEVHESLPLVSRYWAAVFDSRPATAGTVIVPDLRAVLECAAAGAGLAVLPRYLCEAALERGEVVALLDPPVPPLRTYFLVVRTGTLALTPIARAHEWLLRAAVGW, from the coding sequence ATGGACCTGGCCCTGCTGCGTACGTTCGTCACCGTGCACCGCGCCGGCTCCTTCACCCGCGCCGCCGCGCTGCTGGGCCTCTCCCAGCCCGCGGTCACCGGCCAGATCCGCACCCTGGAACGCCAGCTCGGCCGCCCGCTCTTCCTGCGCCAGGCCCGCGGCGTGACCCCCACGACGATCGGCGACGAACTCGCGCACCGCGCCGCTCCCCATCTCGACGCGCTCGTCGAGATCGCCGAGACCGGCCTCGACGAGGCGTCCGGCGTCCGCACCCTCCATCTGGCCGGACCGCCCGAATTCACCTCCCTGCGCGCGCTCCCCGCCCTCACCCCGCTCACCGCCGAGGGCCTCGCCCTGCGCACCTCGTTCTTCACGAACACCGAGGAGACCCTGGAGGGCCTGGCCGCCGGGCACCACGATCTGGCCATCACCACAGCCCGCCCGCGCGGCGGACTCCTCACCGCGACTCCGCTCTGCGACGAGGAGCATGTGCTGATCGCCGCGCCCCGCTGGGCCGCCCGGCTCGGCCACACCGTGCTCCGCGAGGGGCAGGTGGTGCTGGAGCAGCTGCCCGTCGTCGAGGTGCACGAGTCCCTGCCCCTCGTCTCGCGCTACTGGGCCGCCGTCTTCGACTCCCGGCCGGCCACCGCGGGCACCGTGATCGTCCCCGATCTGCGGGCCGTCCTGGAGTGCGCCGCCGCCGGGGCCGGGCTCGCCGTGCTTCCCCGCTATCTGTGCGAAGCGGCGCTCGAACGCGGCGAGGTGGTCGCGCTCCTCGACCCGCCCGTGCCCCCGCTGCGCACCTATTTCCTCGTCGTACGCACCGGCACCCTCGCCCTCACCCCCATCGCACGCGCGCACGAGTGGCTGCTGCGCGCCGCCGTCGGCTGGTGA
- a CDS encoding serine hydrolase domain-containing protein, producing MTSPCEELLPATRRALTHRIALAQTEGRAPSLVGAVAREGRMVWTGSRGGVDGRAPDAETQYRVGSITKVFTAVLVLRLRDEGLLDLGDPLEKHLPGTGAGEATIAQLLSHTAGLGAESPAPWWERTPGTVRPGLADVLGERPVVHPAGRRHHYSNTGYTLLGSLVEAVRGTSWEEALRCEILTPLSMERTGPQPVAPYARGWAVHPWADVVLPEPMEDLGLMAPAGQLWSTAADLCRFAMFLGGGDERVLSAASVAELRTPAVPPEGDDVDGGYGLGMQLTRREGRSLAGHTGSLPGFVASLWVSVADGVAAVALANATSGPHISAVAADLIGIVAEAEPRIPEPWRPLPEVDQELLSLTGPWYWGTSAVGLKLVADRGLELYPLRGGGRGSRFTALPDGTWVGLDGYYAGETLRVVRRPDGAVSHLDLASFVFTREPYEPGGAVPGGVDEDGWRGLPE from the coding sequence ATGACCTCACCCTGTGAAGAACTGCTGCCCGCTACTCGACGGGCCCTGACGCATCGCATCGCCCTCGCGCAGACCGAGGGGCGTGCGCCGTCGTTGGTGGGGGCGGTGGCGCGCGAGGGGCGGATGGTGTGGACCGGCTCGCGCGGTGGTGTGGACGGGCGGGCGCCGGACGCGGAGACGCAGTACCGGGTGGGGTCGATCACCAAGGTGTTCACCGCCGTTCTGGTGCTGCGGCTGCGTGACGAGGGGCTGCTCGATCTCGGCGACCCCCTGGAGAAGCATCTGCCCGGCACCGGTGCGGGGGAGGCGACGATCGCTCAGCTTCTCTCCCACACCGCGGGGTTGGGTGCCGAGTCACCGGCCCCGTGGTGGGAACGTACGCCCGGCACGGTGCGCCCGGGGCTCGCGGACGTTCTCGGTGAGCGGCCCGTGGTGCATCCCGCAGGACGGCGGCACCACTACTCGAACACCGGCTACACCCTGCTCGGTTCGCTGGTCGAGGCGGTGCGCGGCACTTCGTGGGAGGAGGCGCTGCGGTGCGAGATCCTCACGCCGCTCTCCATGGAACGTACGGGGCCACAGCCCGTCGCTCCGTACGCGCGCGGCTGGGCCGTGCATCCGTGGGCCGATGTGGTGCTTCCCGAGCCGATGGAGGATCTGGGGCTGATGGCGCCGGCGGGGCAGCTCTGGTCGACGGCGGCGGATCTCTGCCGCTTCGCGATGTTCCTCGGCGGGGGCGACGAGAGGGTGCTGAGCGCCGCGTCCGTGGCGGAGCTGCGGACCCCGGCCGTGCCGCCGGAGGGGGATGACGTGGACGGCGGCTATGGGCTCGGGATGCAGTTGACGCGACGGGAAGGGCGGTCGCTGGCCGGTCATACGGGCTCACTGCCGGGCTTTGTCGCCTCCCTCTGGGTCAGCGTGGCGGACGGAGTGGCCGCGGTGGCGCTCGCCAATGCCACGTCCGGGCCGCACATCAGCGCGGTGGCCGCCGACCTCATCGGCATCGTGGCCGAGGCCGAGCCCCGGATTCCCGAGCCATGGCGGCCGCTGCCCGAGGTCGACCAGGAGCTGCTGTCCCTGACGGGGCCGTGGTACTGGGGTACGTCCGCCGTTGGGCTGAAGCTGGTGGCGGACCGGGGGCTGGAGCTGTATCCGCTGCGAGGTGGCGGACGCGGCTCACGCTTCACCGCGCTTCCGGACGGCACCTGGGTGGGGCTCGACGGTTACTACGCGGGCGAGACGCTGCGGGTGGTGCGGCGGCCGGACGGTGCGGTGAGCCATCTCGATCTCGCGTCGTTCGTCTTCACCCGCGAGCCGTACGAACCGGGTGGGGCGGTTCCCGGCGGGGTCGACGAGGACGGCTGGCGCGGTCTGCCGGAGTGA
- a CDS encoding globin domain-containing protein, whose product MDAPTTTSADNGSSGDGGTPGDGPGGGWFAPRKTPGAGGGRPDSGTAEGAEAAGRGRIPVPGRSLASIRPVGSGGTRPAPPPPREGAEGQERPSAAGPWPPAATEGVPDAFQPRAKGPQSGEGPVAHPEVSEGTSAAVESGGEPLPAEAGPAAARSVDASAALSADAPPSPAAAPGVLPPDAVRPHPVPHEADPGPSAGAPPGGGSAALPPEAPVPAALPPEVQAEAEAPPEVLVDAPAGEPPAAAADIDPNASPDAVLVRRTLAVIGPVADQVTSYFYSLLFVRHPDLRSLFPVAMDAQRDRLLKALLTAAEHMDSPAVLTGYLRQLGRGHRKYGTQATHYPAVGEALLGALSRYAADIWDEDTEGAWVRTYTTISQIMIDAAAEDEAHAPAWWQAEVVAHERRTSDIAIVTVRPDQPYPFRAGQYTSLETSWWPRVWRHYSFASAPRPDGLLSFHVKAVPAGWVSNALVNKAAVGDVLRLGPPAGSMTVDHSTDNGLLCLGGGTGIAPIKALIEDVAEHGHRRRVEVFYGARSDQDLYDIETMLRLQSEHPWLAVRPVVAEGPSQGLTGRLPEAVRDYGPWHEYDGYLSGPPGLIRSGLDALRGVGIPSERIRHDSLEQLMAAAS is encoded by the coding sequence ATGGACGCTCCGACCACCACGTCGGCCGACAACGGTTCTTCCGGAGACGGTGGCACCCCCGGGGACGGCCCGGGAGGCGGCTGGTTCGCTCCCCGCAAGACCCCGGGAGCCGGCGGCGGCCGACCGGATTCCGGGACGGCAGAGGGGGCCGAGGCGGCGGGACGGGGGCGAATACCCGTTCCGGGCCGCTCGCTTGCCTCCATACGCCCGGTGGGCTCGGGCGGGACCCGTCCCGCACCCCCGCCGCCGCGCGAGGGTGCCGAAGGGCAGGAGCGCCCCTCGGCCGCCGGTCCTTGGCCCCCGGCTGCCACGGAGGGTGTTCCCGATGCTTTCCAGCCGCGCGCCAAGGGGCCCCAGAGCGGCGAGGGGCCGGTCGCGCACCCGGAGGTCTCCGAGGGGACCAGCGCCGCGGTGGAGAGCGGCGGTGAGCCGCTTCCGGCGGAGGCCGGGCCGGCTGCCGCGCGGTCCGTCGACGCCTCCGCCGCCCTGTCCGCCGACGCGCCGCCGTCGCCCGCCGCGGCGCCCGGGGTGCTGCCGCCCGACGCCGTACGGCCCCATCCCGTACCGCACGAGGCCGATCCCGGGCCGTCCGCCGGTGCCCCGCCCGGTGGCGGGTCCGCGGCTCTGCCGCCCGAGGCGCCGGTGCCGGCCGCGCTGCCGCCCGAGGTCCAGGCCGAGGCCGAGGCTCCGCCCGAGGTTCTGGTCGACGCTCCGGCCGGGGAGCCGCCGGCCGCCGCCGCGGACATCGACCCGAACGCCTCCCCCGACGCCGTTCTGGTGCGCCGTACGCTCGCCGTGATCGGTCCCGTCGCCGACCAGGTCACCTCGTACTTCTACTCACTGCTCTTCGTCCGGCACCCGGATCTGCGGAGCCTCTTCCCCGTGGCGATGGACGCGCAGCGCGACAGGCTGCTCAAGGCGCTGCTGACCGCGGCGGAGCACATGGACTCCCCGGCCGTACTCACGGGCTATCTGCGCCAGTTGGGCCGCGGGCACCGCAAGTACGGTACGCAGGCGACGCACTACCCGGCCGTCGGTGAGGCGCTGCTGGGCGCGCTGTCCCGCTACGCAGCCGACATCTGGGACGAGGACACCGAGGGCGCCTGGGTCAGGACGTACACCACGATCTCGCAGATCATGATCGACGCGGCGGCCGAGGACGAGGCGCACGCTCCCGCCTGGTGGCAGGCCGAGGTGGTCGCGCACGAGCGCCGTACGTCGGACATCGCCATCGTCACGGTCCGTCCGGACCAGCCGTACCCGTTCCGCGCCGGGCAGTACACCAGCCTGGAGACGTCCTGGTGGCCCCGGGTCTGGCGGCACTACTCCTTCGCCTCGGCGCCCCGGCCGGACGGTCTGCTGTCCTTCCACGTCAAGGCGGTCCCGGCCGGCTGGGTCTCGAACGCGCTGGTCAACAAGGCCGCCGTCGGCGATGTGCTGCGGCTCGGACCGCCGGCCGGTTCGATGACCGTCGACCACAGCACGGACAACGGCCTGCTCTGCCTGGGCGGCGGCACCGGGATCGCACCGATCAAGGCGCTCATCGAGGATGTGGCCGAGCACGGCCACCGGCGCCGGGTCGAAGTCTTCTACGGCGCGCGCAGCGACCAGGATCTGTACGACATCGAGACGATGCTGCGGCTCCAGAGCGAGCATCCGTGGCTGGCGGTACGGCCGGTGGTCGCCGAGGGGCCCAGCCAGGGGCTGACGGGGCGGCTTCCGGAGGCGGTGCGCGACTACGGCCCGTGGCATGAGTACGACGGGTATCTGTCCGGCCCGCCCGGGCTGATCCGCAGCGGTCTGGACGCGCTGCGGGGGGTCGGTATCCCGTCGGAGCGGATCCGGCACGACTCCCTGGAGCAGCTGATGGCCGCGGCCAGCTAG
- a CDS encoding NUDIX domain-containing protein, whose product MTERPVVKRTARAILLDGADLILIKRTKPGVDPYWLTPGGGVERSDATVVDALHREIDEELGAKIIDVVPCFVDTIEHIADGGVTGVKVQHFFVCRLESMDLSRRHGPEIDEPHGEYEIVRVPFSRVGIAAVHLVPLSLRHYLDGNIEGVRAMHAPDLG is encoded by the coding sequence ATGACCGAACGGCCCGTGGTCAAGCGCACCGCACGCGCCATCCTGCTGGACGGCGCTGACCTGATCCTGATCAAACGCACCAAACCCGGAGTGGATCCGTACTGGCTCACCCCCGGCGGCGGGGTGGAGAGAAGCGACGCCACCGTCGTCGACGCGCTCCACCGCGAGATCGACGAGGAGCTGGGCGCCAAGATCATTGATGTCGTGCCCTGCTTCGTCGACACCATCGAGCACATCGCGGACGGCGGTGTCACCGGCGTGAAGGTGCAGCACTTCTTCGTCTGCCGGCTGGAGTCGATGGATCTCTCCCGGCGGCACGGCCCCGAGATCGACGAGCCGCACGGGGAGTACGAGATCGTCCGGGTGCCGTTCAGCCGCGTCGGCATCGCCGCCGTCCATCTCGTACCCCTGTCACTGCGGCACTACCTGGACGGCAATATCGAGGGCGTACGCGCGATGCACGCCCCCGACCTGGGCTGA
- a CDS encoding multicopper oxidase family protein has translation MNGTRRLSRRGFLAVTGGMTVAAAGGGTLAATASGGREVSGGRLAGRAELPRPFTVPLPVPTVARPVRTTGGVDRYEVTQRVADVEILPGLRTPVWGYDGLFPGPTFVGRSGRKVLVTVRNELPVPTSTHLHGGVTPPDSDGYPTDIVIPEGWRHDPHGQGGPGGPGGPDGHGGQDSQGGHGGMKMSPDAWTISRQTKRYDYPLDQEAATLWYHDHRMDFSAPQVWRGLAGFFLVRDAVEENLPLPSGDRDIPLMICDRAFEEDGSFRYPALDPSLTGRPGVEDAYTQGVMGDVTLVNGAPWPELEVDAVRYRLRLLNASNARRYRLRLEPGAPMTQVAGDCGLLPRPQRLDTVTLAPAERAEMVIDFKQWKPGDTVTLVNTLEDGAMRNVLRFRVARRAKDPSHLPTRLRDLRPLSASDAVATRRFDFRMTATDGGHAWTINGHPFDTERYLASPRLGTVERWRFTSDFHHPVHLHLAHFQVEARNGRPPAAHEGGWKDTVDVRPYETVDVLARFHGYRGRYMLHCHNLEHEDMAMMANFRVV, from the coding sequence ATGAACGGGACGCGCCGACTGAGCCGGAGAGGGTTCCTCGCCGTCACCGGCGGCATGACCGTGGCGGCGGCGGGCGGCGGCACCCTCGCCGCGACCGCATCCGGCGGCCGGGAGGTCTCCGGAGGCCGGCTGGCCGGCCGGGCGGAGCTGCCGCGCCCCTTCACCGTGCCGCTGCCGGTCCCCACCGTCGCGCGGCCCGTCCGTACGACCGGCGGCGTGGACCGGTACGAGGTGACGCAGCGCGTCGCCGATGTCGAGATCCTGCCCGGACTGCGCACCCCTGTCTGGGGATACGACGGCCTGTTCCCCGGCCCCACCTTCGTCGGCCGCTCCGGACGCAAGGTCCTGGTGACGGTCCGCAACGAGCTTCCGGTGCCGACCTCCACCCATCTGCACGGCGGCGTCACACCCCCCGACTCGGACGGCTACCCCACGGACATCGTGATCCCCGAAGGCTGGCGGCACGACCCGCACGGCCAGGGCGGACCCGGCGGACCCGGCGGACCCGATGGGCACGGCGGTCAGGACAGCCAGGGCGGGCACGGCGGTATGAAGATGTCACCGGACGCCTGGACCATCTCCCGGCAGACCAAGCGGTACGACTATCCCCTCGACCAGGAAGCGGCCACGCTCTGGTACCACGACCACCGCATGGACTTCAGCGCCCCGCAGGTCTGGCGCGGTCTGGCCGGCTTCTTCCTGGTCAGGGACGCCGTGGAGGAGAACCTTCCGCTGCCCTCGGGAGACCGGGACATTCCTCTGATGATCTGCGACCGGGCCTTCGAGGAGGACGGCTCCTTCCGCTACCCGGCCCTCGACCCGTCCCTGACCGGCCGGCCCGGTGTCGAGGACGCCTACACACAGGGCGTGATGGGCGACGTCACGCTGGTCAACGGCGCGCCCTGGCCCGAGCTGGAGGTGGACGCCGTCCGCTACCGGCTACGGCTCCTCAACGCCTCCAACGCCCGCCGCTACCGGCTGCGCCTGGAACCGGGCGCGCCGATGACCCAGGTGGCCGGCGACTGCGGCCTGCTGCCGAGGCCCCAGCGGCTGGACACCGTCACGCTCGCTCCCGCCGAACGCGCCGAGATGGTGATCGACTTCAAGCAGTGGAAGCCGGGCGACACCGTCACACTCGTCAACACGCTGGAGGACGGCGCGATGCGGAACGTCCTTCGGTTCCGGGTGGCCCGCCGGGCCAAGGACCCCTCCCATCTGCCCACCCGGCTGAGAGACCTCAGGCCGCTGAGCGCGTCGGACGCCGTGGCCACCCGCCGCTTCGACTTCCGTATGACCGCCACCGACGGCGGCCACGCCTGGACGATCAACGGACACCCCTTCGACACCGAGCGGTATCTGGCCTCACCCCGGCTGGGAACGGTCGAACGGTGGCGTTTCACCAGCGACTTCCATCACCCTGTCCACCTCCACCTCGCGCATTTCCAGGTGGAGGCCCGCAACGGCCGTCCGCCGGCCGCCCATGAAGGCGGCTGGAAGGACACCGTCGACGTACGGCCGTACGAGACGGTCGACGTGCTGGCCCGTTTCCATGGGTACCGCGGCCGGTACATGCTCCACTGCCACAACCTGGAACACGAGGACATGGCGATGATGGCCAACTTCCGCGTGGTCTGA
- a CDS encoding DUF5326 family protein produces the protein MAVQEIFTGMPWWVKWIAVPVIAIVVFGGLIASVLTFVISLLFKVLVFVALVGGLIYVVRKFMSSSSSSRGDW, from the coding sequence ATGGCGGTTCAGGAGATATTCACGGGGATGCCGTGGTGGGTGAAGTGGATCGCGGTGCCCGTGATCGCCATCGTCGTGTTCGGCGGGCTGATCGCCAGCGTGCTGACGTTCGTGATCAGCCTGCTCTTCAAGGTGCTGGTCTTCGTGGCGCTGGTCGGCGGGCTGATCTATGTCGTGCGCAAGTTCATGTCGTCCTCCTCGTCCTCGCGCGGCGACTGGTAG